Proteins from a genomic interval of Arvicola amphibius chromosome 14, mArvAmp1.2, whole genome shotgun sequence:
- the Bnipl gene encoding bcl-2/adenovirus E1B 19 kDa-interacting protein 2-like protein isoform X3, translating to MRKRLSAPELQLNLTEGRGKTGASPNHSESSSSDGSLDLEVDELETPSDSEQLDSGHEFEWEDDLPRAEGLGASEAAERLGRGCVWDVAGEDGHRWRVFRTGQREQRVDMTVIEPYRKVLSHGGYHGDGLNAVILFASCYLPPSSIPNYTYVMEHLFRYMVGTLELLVAENYLLVHLSGGTRRAQVPPLGWIRQCYRTLDRRLRKNLRALVVVHATWYVKAFLALVRPFISSKFTRKIRFLDSLGELAQLISLDQVHIPEVVRQLDQDLHGSKAPNTKLDKGP from the exons ATGCGGAAGCGTCTGTCTGCCCCAGAATTGCAGCTGAATCTGACcgagggaagaggaaaaactgGAGCTTCTCCCAACCATTCCGAATCTTCCTCTTCGGATGGCAGCTTGGACCTGGAGGTGGATGAACTGGAGACACCGTCCGACTCGGAGCAGCTTGACAGCGGACATGAATTTGAATGGGAAG ATGATTTGCCTCGGGCAGAAGGCCTGGGGGCCAGCGAGGCAGCTGAGAGGCTGGGCCGGGGTTGTGTGTGGGACGTGGCTGGAGAAGACGGCCATCGCTGGAGAGTGTTCCGGACAGGACAGCGAGAGCAGCGAGTGGACATGACCGTCATTGAGCCCTATAGGAAAGTGCTATCTCATGGAG GTTACCATGGTGATGGCCTCAATGCTGTCatcctctttgcttcctgctaTCTACCCCCAAGCAGCATTCCCAACTACACCTACGTCATGGAACACTTGTTCAG GTATATGGTGGGAACTCTGGAACTGCTGGTAGCTGAAAATTATCTGCTTGTTCACTTGAGTGGAGGCACACGCAGGGCCCAGGTACCACCTCTGGGCTGGATACGCCAGTGTTACCGCACCTTGGATAGGAG GCTTCGGAAAAACCTTCGAGCCCTGGTGGTTGTCCACGCTACATGGTATGTGAAGGCGTTCCTGGCACTGGTTCGGCCCTTTATCAG TTCCAAGTTCACGCGAAAGATCCGATTTCTGGACAGCCTTGGGGAGCTGGCTCAACTCATCTCCCTAGATCAAGTCCACATCCCTGAAGTTGTCAGACA
- the Bnipl gene encoding bcl-2/adenovirus E1B 19 kDa-interacting protein 2-like protein isoform X2: protein MGTVQETGKMTLGEGGLLPEEAGSAGNPEDPQRDSQAGTPSTLALCGQRPMRKRLSAPELQLNLTEGRGKTGASPNHSESSSSDGSLDLEVDELETPSDSEQLDSGHEFEWEDDLPRAEGLGASEAAERLGRGCVWDVAGEDGHRWRVFRTGQREQRVDMTVIEPYRKVLSHGGYHGDGLNAVILFASCYLPPSSIPNYTYVMEHLFRLRKNLRALVVVHATWYVKAFLALVRPFISSKFTRKIRFLDSLGELAQLISLDQVHIPEVVRQLDQDLHGSKAPNTKLDKGP, encoded by the exons ATGGGGACTGTGCAGGAAACGGGGAAAATGACATTAGGAGAAGGAGG ATTGCTTCCTGAGGAGGCTGGCTCAGCTGGAAATCCCGAAGACCCTCAGAGAGACTCACAGGCCG GTACCCCCAGCACGCTGGCCCTGTGTGGCCAGCGCCCTATGCGGAAGCGTCTGTCTGCCCCAGAATTGCAGCTGAATCTGACcgagggaagaggaaaaactgGAGCTTCTCCCAACCATTCCGAATCTTCCTCTTCGGATGGCAGCTTGGACCTGGAGGTGGATGAACTGGAGACACCGTCCGACTCGGAGCAGCTTGACAGCGGACATGAATTTGAATGGGAAG ATGATTTGCCTCGGGCAGAAGGCCTGGGGGCCAGCGAGGCAGCTGAGAGGCTGGGCCGGGGTTGTGTGTGGGACGTGGCTGGAGAAGACGGCCATCGCTGGAGAGTGTTCCGGACAGGACAGCGAGAGCAGCGAGTGGACATGACCGTCATTGAGCCCTATAGGAAAGTGCTATCTCATGGAG GTTACCATGGTGATGGCCTCAATGCTGTCatcctctttgcttcctgctaTCTACCCCCAAGCAGCATTCCCAACTACACCTACGTCATGGAACACTTGTTCAG GCTTCGGAAAAACCTTCGAGCCCTGGTGGTTGTCCACGCTACATGGTATGTGAAGGCGTTCCTGGCACTGGTTCGGCCCTTTATCAG TTCCAAGTTCACGCGAAAGATCCGATTTCTGGACAGCCTTGGGGAGCTGGCTCAACTCATCTCCCTAGATCAAGTCCACATCCCTGAAGTTGTCAGACA
- the Bnipl gene encoding bcl-2/adenovirus E1B 19 kDa-interacting protein 2-like protein isoform X1: MGTVQETGKMTLGEGGAGEKAGAAEPGAALRLGELELREEWQDEEFPRLLPEEAGSAGNPEDPQRDSQAGTPSTLALCGQRPMRKRLSAPELQLNLTEGRGKTGASPNHSESSSSDGSLDLEVDELETPSDSEQLDSGHEFEWEDDLPRAEGLGASEAAERLGRGCVWDVAGEDGHRWRVFRTGQREQRVDMTVIEPYRKVLSHGGYHGDGLNAVILFASCYLPPSSIPNYTYVMEHLFRYMVGTLELLVAENYLLVHLSGGTRRAQVPPLGWIRQCYRTLDRRLRKNLRALVVVHATWYVKAFLALVRPFISSKFTRKIRFLDSLGELAQLISLDQVHIPEVVRQLDQDLHGSKAPNTKLDKGP; encoded by the exons ATGGGGACTGTGCAGGAAACGGGGAAAATGACATTAGGAGAAGGAGG ggctggggagaaagcAGGAGCCGCAGAGCCAGGAGCAGCCCTGAGACTTGGAGAGCTGGAGCTGAGGGAAGAATGGCAAGACGAGGAGTTTCCCAG ATTGCTTCCTGAGGAGGCTGGCTCAGCTGGAAATCCCGAAGACCCTCAGAGAGACTCACAGGCCG GTACCCCCAGCACGCTGGCCCTGTGTGGCCAGCGCCCTATGCGGAAGCGTCTGTCTGCCCCAGAATTGCAGCTGAATCTGACcgagggaagaggaaaaactgGAGCTTCTCCCAACCATTCCGAATCTTCCTCTTCGGATGGCAGCTTGGACCTGGAGGTGGATGAACTGGAGACACCGTCCGACTCGGAGCAGCTTGACAGCGGACATGAATTTGAATGGGAAG ATGATTTGCCTCGGGCAGAAGGCCTGGGGGCCAGCGAGGCAGCTGAGAGGCTGGGCCGGGGTTGTGTGTGGGACGTGGCTGGAGAAGACGGCCATCGCTGGAGAGTGTTCCGGACAGGACAGCGAGAGCAGCGAGTGGACATGACCGTCATTGAGCCCTATAGGAAAGTGCTATCTCATGGAG GTTACCATGGTGATGGCCTCAATGCTGTCatcctctttgcttcctgctaTCTACCCCCAAGCAGCATTCCCAACTACACCTACGTCATGGAACACTTGTTCAG GTATATGGTGGGAACTCTGGAACTGCTGGTAGCTGAAAATTATCTGCTTGTTCACTTGAGTGGAGGCACACGCAGGGCCCAGGTACCACCTCTGGGCTGGATACGCCAGTGTTACCGCACCTTGGATAGGAG GCTTCGGAAAAACCTTCGAGCCCTGGTGGTTGTCCACGCTACATGGTATGTGAAGGCGTTCCTGGCACTGGTTCGGCCCTTTATCAG TTCCAAGTTCACGCGAAAGATCCGATTTCTGGACAGCCTTGGGGAGCTGGCTCAACTCATCTCCCTAGATCAAGTCCACATCCCTGAAGTTGTCAGACA